One segment of Panicum virgatum strain AP13 chromosome 3K, P.virgatum_v5, whole genome shotgun sequence DNA contains the following:
- the LOC120698540 gene encoding transcription repressor OFP13-like → MVKGLPFGSLFYTTNSAQDTPPPSPAAAAPPAWMWPSCKHPRTQSFRAPSAAAKTIASLFLDSGESSFANSSARTTRRADCAADYDSPSTESEGASAADDMADTIVRGLRSDDRLLFEPQAPSSSILERKPPPAPAARRATSSSFGDGVAVACDSADPYRDFRASMEEMVSAHGAGDWEWLERMLAWYLGANGGDTHPAIVTAFVDLVASMAASASAACPCSSSRVSSFTLAGSEPGESSSAAGGHFPVSLSACAVVADPD, encoded by the exons ATGGTGAAGGGGCTACCCTTCGGCTCCCTGTTCTACACCACTAACTCGGCCCAggacacgccgccgccgtcgccggcagcAGCCGCCCCACCGGCATGGATGTGGCCCTCCTGCAAGCACCCAAGAACCCAGTCCTTCCGggccccgtccgccgccgccaagacGATCGCGTCCCTCTTCCTTGACTCCGGCGAGTCGTCCTTCGCCAACTCCTCCGCGCGCACGACGCGCCGCGCGGACTGCGCGGCCGACTACGACAGCCCGTCCACCGAGTCCGAGGGCGCCTCCGCGGCCGACGACATGGCCGACACCATCGTCCGCGGCCTCCGCTCCGACGACCGGCTCCTCTTCGAGCCGCAGGCGCCCTCCAGCTCCATCCTCGAGAGGAAGCCGcctcccgcgcccgccgcgcgccgggccACCTCGTCGTCCTTCGGCGACGGCGTGGCCGTGGCGTGCGACTCCGCCGACCCGTACCGCGACTTCCGGGCGTCCATGGAGGAGATGGTGTCCGCGCACGGCGCGGGCGACTGGGAGTGGCTGGAGCGGATGCTGGCGTGGTACCTCGGCGCCAACGGCGGGGACACCCACCCCGCCATCGTCACCGCGTTCGTCGACCTCGTCGCCTCCATGGCGGCCTCCGCCTCGGCCGCCTGCCCCTGCAGCTCCTCCCGCGTCTCCTCCTTCACGCTCGCCGGTAGCGAGCCGGGCgagagcagcagcgccgccggcggccattTCCCCGTCAGCCTGAG TGCGTGTGCAGTAGTAGCTGAT